A single genomic interval of Shewanella psychropiezotolerans harbors:
- a CDS encoding SMI1/KNR4 family protein has product MHEIIEQLQELSETVPTPLELATFEQIVVVEEEILMPLPAELKEYLLYASDVIYGSLEPVTASDPYSHTYLAEVTAYAWSIGMSREYVAICQQGNSFYCIDQEGQVILWSEDELESETWDSFWQWAEHVWLQS; this is encoded by the coding sequence ATGCACGAAATCATAGAGCAACTTCAGGAACTGAGTGAAACCGTTCCAACTCCTTTAGAACTGGCTACATTTGAACAAATTGTAGTGGTCGAAGAGGAGATTTTAATGCCTCTTCCTGCCGAGCTAAAGGAGTATCTACTCTATGCCAGCGATGTTATCTACGGAAGTCTGGAGCCGGTAACCGCCAGCGACCCATATTCCCACACCTACCTTGCCGAAGTGACTGCCTACGCCTGGTCAATCGGCATGTCACGAGAATATGTCGCCATATGTCAGCAGGGCAATAGCTTCTACTGTATCGATCAGGAAGGTCAGGTCATACTCTGGAGCGAAGATGAGCTCGAAAGTGAAACTTGGGATTCATTTTGGCAATGGGCGGAACATGTCTGGTTACAGAGTTAA
- a CDS encoding RelA/SpoT domain-containing protein, with amino-acid sequence MNRLFRTFFIFLLLLSTRTGFAATNEFQSNIKEKSDCYAVRQAISKDLFGLTSISSLEYHPPRQTSTDLDALYSQAQTAQDELAQILKQISTGTQIETQVPGIKSYSRASEKVSSKLDGDASLLTDLARASIVTKNIHDLVTAYEALTSQTQIIKVKNRFASPKDSGYRDLNVLIRLPKSQMIAEVQLHLSEIANIKNGAEHQVYERVQSIETTAMNQDRALNDIEQAQITRLRQVSHKQYHKAWLQYKRIDAASLITASAA; translated from the coding sequence ATGAATCGCTTGTTCCGCACTTTCTTTATTTTCCTTCTCCTGCTGTCCACCCGGACGGGATTTGCTGCCACAAACGAATTTCAGTCCAATATTAAAGAGAAGAGTGATTGCTATGCCGTCAGGCAAGCAATCAGTAAAGATCTCTTTGGACTCACATCGATATCAAGCCTCGAATACCATCCGCCCAGACAGACCAGCACAGATCTCGACGCCCTCTACTCCCAAGCGCAAACGGCTCAAGACGAATTAGCACAAATTTTAAAACAGATCTCAACAGGTACTCAGATTGAGACACAAGTTCCAGGCATTAAGAGCTATTCCAGAGCCAGCGAGAAGGTCAGTAGTAAACTTGATGGTGATGCGAGTCTACTCACCGATCTTGCCCGAGCCAGCATAGTAACCAAGAATATCCATGACTTGGTCACTGCCTATGAGGCCTTAACCAGTCAAACTCAGATCATCAAGGTCAAGAACCGCTTCGCTTCCCCTAAAGACTCAGGATACCGGGATCTCAATGTGCTCATCAGACTACCTAAGTCTCAGATGATTGCCGAAGTTCAACTGCACTTAAGTGAGATAGCTAACATCAAAAATGGTGCCGAACATCAGGTCTATGAACGAGTGCAGTCCATAGAAACAACCGCCATGAATCAAGATAGGGCATTGAACGATATTGAGCAGGCTCAGATAACGCGTCTTCGCCAAGTGTCCCACAAGCAATATCACAAAGCTTGGCTACAATATAAACGCATCGATGCAGCAAGCTTGATCACCGCATCGGCCGCCTAA
- a CDS encoding M13 family metallopeptidase, whose amino-acid sequence MKKVLVGGLCASLIVGLAACNNKEAEVKAPETSKTETATAVEKALTSGIDFANFDKSIRPQDDFYGYVNGTWLKTTEIPSDRTSTGAFYDLREKSRDDVKAIIEEVAAAPNLVAGSDEQKVADLYRSFMDTDTINQLGTTPIQAELDKIDALKTKSDLVSYFAHSQIIGSGTPLAFYIDVDAKDSSRYATHIWQYGLSLPEKDYYFNDGERFVNIRKAFVEHIEKMFTIAGFKDPKASAEHVLALETAIANRHWDVVETRDSTKTYNLYQVKDLTTLAPDIDWTAYLTTLGVQDQEDIIINQPSFIEGFNDVLKANELSTWQTYMKWQLLTHFAGEMTGKLDHENFEFFSKTLNGQAEQQPRWKRGVSTVNNVLGEVVGKVYVKRHFAPAAKERMLVLVENLRGAYGTSIDDLEWMSAGTKVAAKDKLAKFDPKIGYPDRWEDYSKLTIKADDLIGNNIRANELSHEKELEKLAGPIRKWEWHMTPQTVNAYYNPTMNEIVFPAAILQPPFFNMQADDAVNYGGIGAVIGHEMGHGFDDQGAKFDGEGNMRDWWTEQDLSEFAARGKALVAQYNGYAVFDNLNVNGELTLGENIGDLSGVTIAYKAYKKSLNGKEAPVIDGLTGDERFFIGFTQIWRAKIKEESMRNRVATDPHSPAKFRSLGALSNMPQFYTTFDVKEGDAMYIAPEKRVKIW is encoded by the coding sequence ATGAAGAAAGTACTCGTTGGGGGCCTATGTGCCTCACTGATTGTAGGCCTGGCGGCATGCAATAATAAGGAAGCAGAAGTTAAAGCCCCTGAAACCAGTAAGACAGAAACGGCAACGGCCGTAGAGAAAGCATTAACATCAGGAATCGACTTCGCTAACTTCGATAAGTCTATTCGTCCTCAAGATGACTTCTACGGTTACGTTAACGGTACTTGGCTTAAAACTACCGAAATCCCAAGTGATAGAACCAGCACAGGTGCTTTTTATGATCTTCGTGAAAAGTCTCGTGACGATGTTAAAGCCATCATCGAAGAAGTCGCCGCAGCGCCTAATCTTGTAGCCGGAAGCGATGAGCAAAAAGTTGCCGACCTATATCGCTCATTTATGGACACGGACACAATAAACCAACTAGGCACAACACCAATTCAAGCCGAGCTGGATAAAATTGACGCCCTTAAGACTAAGTCCGATCTCGTCAGCTACTTCGCCCACAGTCAGATCATAGGTAGCGGTACACCACTTGCTTTCTATATCGATGTTGATGCCAAAGACTCGAGCCGCTACGCCACACACATTTGGCAATATGGCCTCAGCCTGCCAGAGAAAGATTACTACTTCAACGATGGCGAACGCTTCGTCAATATTCGTAAAGCCTTCGTCGAGCACATAGAAAAGATGTTCACCATTGCAGGCTTTAAAGATCCTAAAGCCAGTGCAGAGCATGTGTTAGCCTTAGAAACCGCCATAGCTAACAGACATTGGGACGTTGTGGAGACCCGTGACAGCACTAAGACCTATAACCTTTATCAGGTTAAAGACTTAACTACACTAGCACCTGATATCGATTGGACTGCTTACCTCACAACTTTAGGTGTCCAAGATCAAGAAGATATCATCATCAATCAGCCAAGCTTCATCGAAGGCTTCAATGATGTCCTTAAAGCCAATGAGCTGTCGACCTGGCAAACTTACATGAAGTGGCAATTACTGACTCATTTCGCTGGTGAAATGACAGGTAAACTGGATCATGAAAACTTCGAGTTCTTCTCTAAGACACTGAATGGCCAAGCAGAGCAACAGCCTCGCTGGAAGCGTGGTGTGAGCACAGTCAACAATGTATTAGGTGAAGTTGTAGGTAAAGTTTACGTTAAGCGTCACTTTGCTCCAGCAGCGAAAGAGCGCATGCTAGTTCTGGTTGAGAATCTACGTGGTGCCTATGGCACCAGTATCGACGACTTAGAATGGATGAGTGCCGGTACTAAGGTCGCCGCCAAAGACAAACTGGCAAAATTCGATCCTAAAATTGGTTACCCAGATAGGTGGGAAGACTATTCTAAGCTGACTATCAAGGCCGACGACCTTATCGGTAACAACATTCGCGCCAATGAACTCAGTCACGAGAAAGAGCTTGAGAAACTTGCCGGTCCTATCCGTAAGTGGGAATGGCACATGACGCCACAGACGGTGAATGCCTACTACAACCCGACCATGAACGAGATTGTATTCCCTGCAGCCATCCTTCAACCGCCTTTCTTCAACATGCAAGCCGACGATGCGGTTAACTATGGCGGCATAGGTGCGGTTATCGGCCACGAAATGGGCCATGGCTTTGACGACCAAGGTGCCAAATTTGACGGCGAAGGCAACATGCGTGACTGGTGGACAGAACAAGATCTCTCAGAGTTCGCCGCTCGCGGTAAAGCACTCGTCGCTCAATATAATGGCTATGCAGTGTTTGACAACCTTAATGTGAACGGTGAGCTTACTCTAGGTGAAAACATCGGCGATCTTTCCGGCGTGACTATCGCCTATAAAGCGTACAAGAAATCACTCAATGGTAAAGAAGCACCTGTTATCGATGGCCTAACTGGCGATGAGCGTTTCTTCATCGGTTTCACTCAGATCTGGCGTGCTAAGATCAAAGAAGAGTCTATGCGTAACCGCGTCGCCACCGACCCTCATTCACCGGCTAAGTTCCGTTCACTGGGCGCCTTGTCTAACATGCCTCAGTTCTACACGACTTTCGACGTGAAAGAAGGCGATGCCATGTATATAGCGCCAGAAAAACGTGTAAAGATTTGGTAA
- the rsuA gene encoding 16S rRNA pseudouridine(516) synthase RsuA encodes MRLDKFICESTELTRSFAKKALHRGDVTCDGEVVKNSGFKVKVGQTICLDGKVISVVGPRFLMLNKPAETICATFDQVHPTVIDLLDIEKADTLHIAGRLDIDTTGLVLITTDGQWSHKITSPKKDCGKCYLVTLTDELDASLVETFAQGVELRNEDGLTKPAVLEIIDSHHARLTITEGKYHQVKRMFAAVGNKVVGLHRESVGKIVLDDDLAPGEWRYLTDEEVASV; translated from the coding sequence GTGCGTTTAGACAAATTTATCTGTGAATCGACTGAGCTCACTCGCTCATTTGCAAAGAAGGCGTTACACCGTGGTGATGTGACTTGTGATGGTGAAGTGGTTAAAAATTCAGGTTTTAAAGTAAAAGTTGGGCAGACTATCTGTTTAGATGGGAAGGTTATCTCTGTTGTTGGTCCAAGGTTTCTGATGCTGAATAAACCCGCGGAGACCATCTGTGCCACATTCGATCAGGTACACCCAACGGTCATTGACCTGCTCGATATCGAAAAAGCAGATACTTTGCATATTGCCGGTAGGTTAGATATCGATACCACTGGGCTAGTGCTTATAACAACCGATGGTCAATGGTCTCATAAGATCACTTCGCCAAAGAAAGATTGCGGCAAGTGTTATCTGGTTACATTAACCGACGAACTCGATGCCTCATTAGTCGAGACGTTCGCTCAAGGTGTTGAGCTGAGAAATGAAGATGGACTGACCAAGCCTGCTGTGCTTGAGATTATTGACTCACATCATGCCCGCTTAACGATTACCGAAGGTAAGTATCATCAGGTGAAGCGTATGTTTGCTGCCGTAGGCAATAAAGTTGTTGGTCTGCATAGAGAAAGCGTCGGTAAGATAGTGTTAGACGATGACTTGGCACCCGGCGAGTGGCGTTATCTGACCGATGAAGAAGTTGCCTCGGTCTAG
- a CDS encoding DUF4097 family beta strand repeat-containing protein — translation MTKARFTHYLLIPLLLISNLALAAQSIDKQIKVTDDLRLNVKVLRGKVKIKSWDKQEISVQGTLDELSEGFILEQQGNSVTLEDKMPRQFSGKNNNGSSLIITVPKNLSLYAEGISSSYYLSNLVGDISINTVSGDIKAIKLTDEVLIHTISGDIVTNGLKGNIKLDTVSGTIKDQNSGGEISYKSVSGKLNANSRATKVSIEQVSGDGKIMLQKVDKLQVRSVSGDIVLSLSALESVANLESVSGDIKLELPQVINARFSLNGGPGGKIHNRYSDDKPAKEKYSPTSYLKFQTGNPTSDIKINTISGDIELTKRM, via the coding sequence ATGACCAAGGCAAGATTCACTCACTACTTACTCATTCCCTTATTGCTTATAAGTAACTTAGCGCTGGCCGCACAGAGTATCGACAAGCAGATTAAAGTAACCGATGACCTCAGGCTCAATGTCAAAGTGTTGCGAGGCAAAGTCAAAATCAAAAGTTGGGATAAGCAAGAGATCAGTGTTCAAGGCACCTTAGATGAGCTCAGCGAAGGATTCATTTTAGAACAGCAAGGTAATTCCGTCACATTGGAAGATAAGATGCCACGACAATTTAGTGGTAAAAATAACAATGGCTCATCATTAATTATCACAGTGCCAAAAAACCTAAGCTTATACGCCGAGGGAATTTCATCTAGCTATTACTTATCCAACCTAGTGGGCGACATCAGCATTAACACAGTCAGTGGTGATATCAAGGCCATCAAGCTCACCGATGAGGTGCTGATCCACACCATTTCTGGCGATATCGTCACCAATGGATTGAAGGGAAACATCAAACTAGATACCGTATCTGGCACCATAAAAGATCAAAATAGTGGTGGTGAGATCAGTTATAAATCTGTCAGTGGAAAACTTAACGCCAACTCTCGGGCAACTAAAGTGTCAATCGAGCAAGTGTCAGGTGACGGTAAGATCATGCTACAGAAAGTTGACAAGCTTCAGGTTCGCAGTGTGAGTGGTGATATTGTCTTGTCTTTATCGGCACTCGAATCTGTCGCTAACTTAGAGAGTGTCAGCGGAGACATAAAACTCGAGTTGCCTCAGGTCATCAATGCCAGATTTAGCCTCAATGGTGGTCCCGGTGGCAAAATCCATAATCGTTATAGTGATGACAAACCGGCCAAAGAAAAGTATTCACCCACTTCATATCTCAAATTCCAAACGGGTAATCCAACATCGGATATCAAGATCAATACCATAAGCGGAGACATAGAACTGACCAAAAGAATGTAG
- a CDS encoding RNA polymerase sigma factor: MSVQIQLIEEREPSEVELIERAKQGDKSAFKQIYLLHHKRVYGLCFRLSGQIELAEEATQDTFVRLWQKLPQFKGNSQFGTWLHRLTVNQALTSIKKHKSFWARFLPLSDETELGQEALEYELLDKLLLKLPERARIVFVLFEAEGYKHDEIANLLGIATGTSKAQLHRAKKLLQEML, translated from the coding sequence GTGAGTGTACAGATACAATTAATCGAAGAGAGAGAGCCCTCAGAGGTTGAGCTGATCGAAAGAGCCAAGCAAGGTGATAAGTCGGCATTCAAACAAATTTATCTATTACATCATAAACGTGTCTATGGGCTCTGCTTTAGACTATCGGGTCAAATTGAGCTCGCAGAAGAAGCAACCCAAGATACTTTTGTGCGTCTATGGCAGAAGCTGCCCCAATTCAAGGGAAACAGTCAATTTGGCACTTGGCTACATAGGCTGACTGTAAACCAGGCATTGACTAGCATCAAGAAGCATAAGAGCTTTTGGGCCAGATTCTTGCCCTTATCGGATGAAACAGAACTGGGCCAAGAGGCCCTGGAATATGAATTATTAGATAAACTACTGCTCAAGCTGCCTGAACGAGCCAGAATCGTATTTGTGTTATTCGAAGCCGAAGGTTACAAGCATGACGAGATTGCAAACCTATTAGGGATAGCCACCGGAACCAGTAAGGCCCAGCTTCATCGAGCCAAAAAACTTCTGCAGGAGATGTTGTGA
- the lhpI gene encoding bifunctional Delta(1)-pyrroline-2-carboxylate/Delta(1)-piperideine-2-carboxylate reductase has product MQVIDADTVNQTLNFPTLISELRETFSKPAGMPQRQVFNLDEGSSHSDAFAVLPSWNEKTIAVKAFTYFPDNPAKSSELESLYSKIMIFDRKTGVPQALVDGTSVTYWRTAAISALGTDFLARKDASKLLVFGTGRLASFMALAHASVRPISEISIWGRDPNKAQSIVEAVSLARPDIKVTVSDNVEKSVKAADIISCATGSPTPLFHGDWVQAGTHTDFVGNHNHNKRECDTGLILKSSVYVDSKINVFAEAGELIIPVTEGVYSMDSVVGELAQLCNNQVSGRKNEQEITLFKTVGTALADLVGAQLVYSQLQSNN; this is encoded by the coding sequence ATGCAGGTAATCGACGCTGACACTGTTAATCAAACATTAAACTTTCCAACACTTATTTCAGAGCTTAGAGAGACCTTCTCCAAACCTGCTGGTATGCCACAACGGCAGGTATTTAACCTGGATGAGGGCTCATCCCACAGCGATGCATTCGCAGTGCTCCCCTCATGGAACGAGAAGACCATAGCAGTTAAGGCTTTCACCTACTTTCCTGATAACCCAGCTAAGAGTAGTGAACTAGAAAGCCTGTATTCCAAGATCATGATATTCGATCGTAAGACCGGGGTTCCCCAAGCTCTAGTTGACGGAACCAGTGTTACCTACTGGCGCACAGCTGCCATTTCGGCTTTAGGCACGGACTTCTTAGCAAGAAAAGATGCCAGTAAACTGCTGGTTTTTGGGACTGGACGTCTCGCCTCATTTATGGCCCTCGCCCATGCCAGTGTCCGCCCTATCAGTGAAATATCTATCTGGGGCAGAGATCCAAACAAGGCACAAAGCATAGTCGAAGCGGTCAGTTTGGCCAGACCCGATATTAAGGTAACCGTCAGTGATAATGTCGAAAAGTCTGTAAAAGCGGCCGATATCATCAGCTGTGCAACAGGCTCACCCACGCCACTATTTCACGGTGACTGGGTGCAAGCTGGCACTCATACCGATTTCGTGGGTAATCATAATCATAATAAGCGCGAGTGCGACACAGGGCTCATCTTAAAGTCATCGGTATATGTAGATTCAAAAATTAATGTTTTTGCGGAAGCCGGTGAACTGATTATCCCTGTCACAGAAGGTGTTTATAGTATGGATTCTGTCGTGGGAGAGCTCGCACAACTCTGTAATAATCAGGTGTCAGGTAGAAAAAACGAGCAAGAAATTACATTATTTAAAACCGTTGGCACAGCACTGGCCGATCTCGTCGGTGCTCAACTGGTCTATTCCCAGTTACAGTCGAATAACTAG
- a CDS encoding methyl-accepting chemotaxis protein: protein MLIRHKLLLSAAVSILSLVAMFGLQRYSSSVQADLSVAAQSVIELENEVLSLRKDEKDFFARLDIGYLEKHRASSSDMNAVMNTLRQQFVMYDIPTNALDSFDKSIQHYKQSFETVVQLQQEIGLTPKTGLYGALRQAVRDVETLVKRYDQPNLMVVMLQLRRNEKDFMLRRKMSYIEKFDGNINKFQQILSSSVLDASAKNQISSLMSSYQKDFATLVGKEQSLGLTEDDGQMAVLRDAIETAEADSNTLEEQALAAIRDAEESAFTLGITIFILIAIILCGFTFFIIRSIMDPVDRITKAISSIEKNKDLTIRCDATAEDELGQIAKHFNSMVESFQRLIEEVNESVQIMNHSCGELSMNAAKASEGVSQQLNETDMVATAITEMGATIDEIAKNTELAADRASNTHDNAQKGQLGVEQTIEKIQSLAEQLNGSAQVVSDLEKDSETIGTVLDVIRGIAEQTNLLALNAAIEAARAGEQGRGFAVVADEVRSLAMRTQESTEEIASIIQTLQARTRSIVQLMEATQKQGGESAEQAASAGTLLQQINLDVTNIMDMSTQIAAAIEEQSMVASEVNKNVVIIRDIAQDSATAADDNARASDEVKSRAESLQQAVSLFKI, encoded by the coding sequence ATGCTCATTCGTCATAAATTGTTACTAAGTGCTGCCGTTTCAATCCTTTCATTGGTGGCTATGTTTGGTTTACAGCGTTATTCCAGTTCAGTTCAGGCCGATCTCTCTGTTGCTGCTCAAAGTGTCATCGAGTTAGAAAATGAGGTACTCAGCTTGAGGAAGGATGAAAAGGATTTTTTTGCTCGCTTAGATATCGGGTATTTAGAGAAGCATAGGGCGAGCTCGAGTGATATGAACGCTGTGATGAATACTCTTAGGCAGCAATTCGTCATGTATGATATTCCTACCAATGCCTTGGATAGTTTCGATAAAAGTATTCAGCACTATAAGCAATCTTTCGAAACTGTAGTACAGCTGCAGCAGGAGATTGGTCTAACACCTAAAACTGGCTTATATGGCGCTTTACGCCAGGCAGTCCGGGATGTCGAAACCTTAGTAAAAAGATATGATCAACCTAACTTGATGGTGGTGATGTTACAGCTTAGACGTAATGAGAAAGATTTTATGCTACGTCGTAAAATGAGTTATATCGAAAAATTTGACGGTAATATTAATAAGTTTCAACAGATTTTATCATCCTCTGTATTAGATGCGAGTGCTAAAAATCAGATCTCCTCTCTCATGTCCAGTTATCAAAAAGACTTCGCGACCTTAGTCGGTAAAGAGCAATCTCTGGGCTTAACCGAGGATGATGGACAAATGGCAGTGCTGCGTGATGCTATAGAAACTGCCGAGGCTGATTCTAATACCCTAGAAGAGCAGGCACTAGCGGCTATTCGTGATGCCGAAGAGTCTGCATTCACTCTGGGCATCACAATATTTATCCTGATTGCCATCATCTTATGTGGTTTTACCTTCTTTATCATTCGCAGCATCATGGATCCGGTAGATAGGATCACCAAGGCTATTTCGAGCATAGAGAAGAATAAGGATTTGACGATACGCTGTGATGCTACGGCGGAAGATGAGTTAGGTCAGATTGCTAAACACTTCAATAGTATGGTTGAGAGCTTCCAGCGCTTGATTGAAGAAGTGAATGAGTCTGTGCAGATCATGAATCATTCATGTGGCGAGCTGTCTATGAATGCGGCTAAGGCGTCTGAAGGAGTCAGTCAGCAACTCAATGAGACAGATATGGTGGCGACTGCTATCACAGAGATGGGGGCGACTATCGATGAGATAGCTAAAAATACCGAACTTGCCGCCGATAGAGCCAGTAACACCCACGACAATGCTCAGAAGGGACAATTGGGCGTTGAGCAAACCATCGAGAAGATTCAATCTTTAGCCGAGCAGTTAAACGGTTCGGCTCAGGTGGTCTCAGATCTGGAGAAAGACAGTGAGACCATAGGCACAGTGCTCGATGTCATCAGAGGTATTGCCGAGCAGACTAACTTGTTGGCACTTAATGCCGCCATTGAGGCTGCCAGAGCAGGGGAACAAGGACGTGGTTTTGCCGTGGTGGCCGATGAGGTGAGAAGCCTGGCGATGAGGACTCAGGAGTCTACAGAGGAGATTGCCAGTATCATTCAGACACTGCAGGCCAGAACCCGTTCAATCGTGCAGTTGATGGAAGCGACTCAGAAGCAAGGCGGAGAGAGTGCCGAACAGGCAGCCTCTGCTGGAACGCTATTGCAACAGATAAACTTAGATGTCACTAATATCATGGATATGAGCACTCAGATTGCAGCCGCAATTGAGGAGCAGAGTATGGTTGCTTCTGAAGTGAATAAAAATGTGGTGATCATCAGAGATATTGCCCAAGATTCGGCGACGGCAGCCGATGATAATGCCCGTGCTTCAGATGAAGTTAAGTCGCGGGCCGAATCATTGCAACAAGCGGTGAGCCTGTTTAAGATTTAG
- a CDS encoding outer membrane protein assembly factor BamD yields MHKFAKGAVLALFSIAITACSSSPDEELKASKTSPDVLYSQARTSMELGNYSKAVRSLEALDSRYPFGPHKTQVQLDLIYAYYKLDDPASGIANIDRFIRLNPTHKDIDYVYYMRGLVNMQSDSYMFHDMLNIDRTDRDPKVAQDAFKDFDRLIKSYPNSKYAYDATQRMQFLKNRLAKYSINVAEYYMKMNAWSAAAIRAQSVMETYPGTPSTEHALEIMADAYGELGQEKLKENVLIVMKANYPDNKKLTGK; encoded by the coding sequence ATGCATAAATTTGCTAAAGGTGCTGTATTAGCCCTATTTTCAATAGCCATTACGGCTTGTAGTAGTAGCCCGGATGAAGAACTTAAGGCCAGTAAAACATCACCAGATGTACTGTATTCCCAAGCGAGAACCTCTATGGAGCTTGGTAATTACAGTAAAGCGGTTCGTTCTCTTGAAGCATTAGACTCGCGCTATCCATTTGGACCACACAAAACCCAAGTGCAGTTAGATCTCATTTATGCCTATTATAAACTAGATGACCCTGCTTCGGGAATCGCAAATATAGATCGTTTTATTAGGCTCAACCCTACCCATAAAGATATAGATTATGTCTATTATATGCGTGGACTGGTGAATATGCAGTCAGATAGCTACATGTTCCACGATATGCTCAATATAGACAGAACCGATCGAGATCCAAAAGTTGCTCAAGATGCATTTAAAGATTTCGATCGCCTGATCAAATCTTACCCGAACAGTAAATATGCTTACGATGCAACACAACGCATGCAATTTCTTAAAAACAGACTGGCTAAATACTCAATAAATGTTGCCGAGTATTACATGAAAATGAACGCCTGGAGTGCTGCGGCTATCAGAGCCCAATCTGTGATGGAAACCTATCCTGGCACCCCATCTACAGAACACGCCTTAGAGATCATGGCCGATGCTTACGGTGAGCTAGGGCAAGAAAAGCTGAAAGAAAATGTACTGATAGTGATGAAAGCAAATTACCCGGACAATAAAAAATTGACCGGAAAATAA
- the rluD gene encoding 23S rRNA pseudouridine(1911/1915/1917) synthase RluD — protein MTQDINLKSEITAIQTGQRLDQTLAELFPDYSRTRIKEWILDGSVTIDGNVSNKPREKVLEGQEIEVGATLVEETKAKAQAIDLDIVYEDDHILVINKQAGLVVHPGAGNSDGTLLNALLHHCPGIELVPRAGIVHRLDKDTTGLMVVAKTVEAQTHLVSALQAREITREYEAIVMGSLISGGTVDEPIDRHPTKRTHMAVVYSGKPAMTHFRVAEKFRAHTRLRLRLESGRTHQIRVHMAHLGHTLVGDPVYGGRPRPPKAVTPEFFDVYMGFKRQALHAIRLELAHPYTCEIMSWQAPVPEDMVILTKALRKDTEDNPSSIL, from the coding sequence ATGACACAAGATATTAATCTAAAAAGCGAGATAACAGCAATACAAACTGGACAAAGATTAGATCAAACTTTGGCTGAGTTGTTCCCTGATTACTCACGTACACGCATCAAAGAATGGATCTTAGATGGTTCAGTAACTATTGATGGCAATGTTTCAAATAAGCCGAGAGAGAAGGTGCTCGAAGGCCAGGAAATAGAAGTCGGCGCGACCTTAGTTGAAGAAACAAAGGCTAAAGCCCAAGCAATCGATTTAGATATTGTTTATGAAGATGATCATATCTTAGTCATTAACAAGCAGGCTGGTCTCGTGGTTCACCCTGGTGCGGGCAACAGTGATGGCACGCTTCTGAATGCGCTACTTCACCATTGCCCGGGTATCGAGCTAGTCCCTCGTGCCGGCATTGTGCATCGTCTGGATAAAGATACCACTGGGCTTATGGTTGTAGCTAAGACGGTCGAGGCACAAACACACCTTGTCTCGGCGTTGCAGGCCCGCGAGATCACTCGGGAATATGAAGCCATAGTTATGGGATCACTTATTTCGGGTGGCACAGTCGATGAACCTATCGATCGTCATCCGACTAAACGTACCCATATGGCTGTGGTGTATTCGGGTAAGCCTGCGATGACTCACTTTCGTGTCGCCGAGAAGTTTAGAGCCCATACGCGTTTAAGATTGCGTCTGGAATCTGGAAGGACTCACCAGATCCGTGTGCATATGGCTCATCTTGGCCATACCTTAGTGGGTGACCCTGTTTACGGTGGACGTCCAAGGCCACCTAAAGCTGTGACCCCTGAGTTTTTCGACGTTTATATGGGCTTTAAGCGTCAGGCGTTACATGCGATCAGGCTTGAACTTGCTCATCCATATACCTGTGAAATCATGAGCTGGCAGGCACCGGTTCCTGAGGATATGGTAATCTTAACCAAAGCGTTAAGAAAAGATACGGAAGACAACCCGTCTTCAATCTTGTAA